In the genome of Dickeya fangzhongdai, one region contains:
- a CDS encoding MFS transporter encodes MAGSRALFWLASVAFFMQSLDTTMLYIAIPAIARTLHQPVLRMEPVVMAYLIAVVAFTPLNSWLSQRLGERRTCQLALLTFIAGALLCSQATSAAALALCRCLQGAGGALLLPVLRTQALRATTPEQKLPFLNRMTLLGLLGTLTGPLAGSLLTDAFGWRAIFLAPIPLSLLCLWLTGYAIPDGVTPSSRRIPLRSLLLLTAALSLFTLLLVAAPKNLLPLPALTLIALAGCGCGWLYLRGDRHAREALLPASLFGIRTFYVGVWGGVLTRLLLASIPVLISLVTQTTLGLTPATAGIIMLLFSAGALLAKLLFEPLVRRAGYRQLLIAATLLAAIAVLALGAAIQQRSLPCIGALSGLLGVLTALLHSAESTLACCHLENDACNSGNNILLLSQLLAVMLSMALTFPALRALSRLSPWLHISPFSLLFALLGVGLALSCLLFRHLGHEDGNVLLSPSS; translated from the coding sequence ATGGCCGGCTCACGCGCGCTGTTCTGGCTGGCGTCGGTGGCGTTCTTCATGCAATCGCTGGATACCACCATGCTGTATATCGCCATTCCGGCGATAGCGCGCACGCTGCACCAACCGGTACTGCGCATGGAGCCGGTCGTGATGGCTTACCTCATCGCCGTGGTGGCGTTCACCCCGCTCAACAGCTGGCTGAGCCAGCGGCTGGGAGAACGGCGCACCTGCCAGCTGGCGCTGCTGACGTTCATCGCCGGCGCGCTGTTGTGCAGCCAGGCCACATCGGCCGCCGCACTGGCGCTCTGCCGCTGCCTGCAAGGCGCCGGCGGGGCGTTGCTGCTGCCGGTGCTCCGCACTCAGGCGCTACGCGCCACTACGCCCGAGCAAAAACTGCCTTTTCTTAACCGCATGACGCTGCTCGGCCTGCTTGGCACCCTGACCGGTCCGCTGGCGGGCAGCCTGCTGACTGATGCCTTCGGTTGGCGCGCTATTTTCCTCGCGCCGATCCCGCTGTCGCTGTTGTGCCTGTGGCTGACCGGATACGCCATTCCGGATGGCGTCACGCCGTCGTCGCGCCGTATTCCGCTACGTAGCCTGCTGCTGCTGACCGCCGCGCTGTCGCTGTTCACATTACTGCTGGTCGCCGCCCCCAAAAATCTGCTGCCGCTGCCGGCGTTGACGCTGATTGCGCTGGCGGGCTGCGGCTGCGGCTGGCTGTATCTGCGCGGCGATCGCCATGCGCGCGAAGCGCTGCTGCCCGCCTCGCTGTTCGGCATTCGCACCTTCTATGTCGGCGTGTGGGGCGGCGTGCTGACCCGGCTGCTGCTGGCGTCGATACCGGTGCTGATTTCGCTGGTGACCCAGACCACGCTGGGTCTGACGCCGGCGACCGCCGGGATCATCATGCTGCTGTTTTCCGCCGGCGCCCTGCTCGCCAAGCTGCTGTTTGAACCGCTGGTGCGCCGTGCTGGTTATCGCCAGTTGCTGATCGCCGCCACGCTGCTGGCGGCGATCGCGGTGCTGGCGCTCGGCGCCGCCATCCAGCAGCGGTCGCTGCCGTGCATCGGCGCGCTGTCCGGCCTGCTCGGCGTACTGACGGCGCTGCTGCACTCGGCGGAAAGCACGCTCGCCTGCTGCCATCTGGAAAACGACGCCTGCAACAGCGGCAACAACATCCTGCTGCTGAGCCAACTGCTGGCGGTGATGCTGAGCATGGCGCTGACCTTTCCGGCGCTGCGGGCGCTATCGCGCCTGTCGCCGTGGCTGCACATCAGCCCGTTCAGCCTGCTGTTCGCGCTGCTTGGGGTCGGGCTGGCGCTGAGCTGCCTGCTGTTTCGCCATCTCGGCCATGAGGACGGAAACGTATTGCTGTCGCCCTCTTCCTGA
- the nrfD gene encoding cytochrome c nitrite reductase subunit NrfD — MHDAFHFHSLVWDWPIAVYLLLVGISSGMMTLTLLFRRYVPQEYHHANPLVVATAIVAPLSVMLGLLILIFHLARPLTFWYLLLFYNPTSIMSLGVMLFQVYLLVMLLWLFALYRQPLLGGCENRLSAGLHQKFASLLNVLVRRIRLLENLLLALALLLGCYTGFLLSALKSFPLLNNPLLPVLFLVSGVTSGIAVMLLVASSSRWRDACPQTLHFLHQLEKPVAIIELCLLFAFFIGLLLGGGQKTVAAQAALSGFWGAVFWLGILGAGILAPMAAGAVPAWRHAGGRLTLTTATLSLLGVFLLRLFVLYAGQMTVA; from the coding sequence ATGCATGACGCTTTTCACTTTCACTCGCTGGTGTGGGACTGGCCGATTGCGGTGTACCTGCTGCTGGTGGGGATCTCATCCGGAATGATGACGCTCACCCTGCTGTTTCGCCGCTATGTGCCGCAGGAATACCATCACGCCAATCCGCTGGTCGTCGCCACCGCTATCGTGGCGCCGCTGTCGGTCATGCTGGGATTGCTGATTCTGATTTTCCATCTGGCCCGGCCGCTGACCTTCTGGTATCTGCTGCTGTTCTACAACCCGACTTCCATCATGTCGCTGGGTGTCATGCTGTTTCAGGTGTATTTGCTGGTGATGCTGCTGTGGCTGTTCGCGCTGTATCGCCAGCCATTGCTGGGCGGGTGCGAAAACCGCCTGTCCGCTGGCCTGCATCAGAAGTTCGCCAGCCTGCTGAACGTCCTCGTGCGCCGTATCCGCCTGCTGGAAAATCTGCTGCTGGCGCTGGCGCTGCTGCTGGGCTGTTATACCGGCTTTCTGCTCTCGGCGCTGAAGTCGTTCCCACTGCTGAACAACCCGCTGCTGCCGGTGCTGTTTCTGGTATCCGGCGTGACCTCCGGCATCGCCGTGATGCTGTTGGTGGCGTCATCGTCGCGTTGGCGCGACGCCTGCCCGCAAACGCTGCACTTTTTGCACCAGTTGGAAAAACCGGTGGCGATCATCGAACTGTGTTTGCTGTTCGCCTTTTTCATCGGCCTGCTGCTGGGCGGCGGACAGAAAACCGTAGCGGCGCAGGCGGCGTTGAGCGGCTTCTGGGGCGCGGTGTTCTGGCTGGGGATTCTGGGAGCCGGCATTCTCGCTCCGATGGCGGCCGGCGCCGTGCCGGCATGGCGTCACGCCGGCGGCCGACTGACGCTGACCACGGCCACACTAAGCCTGCTCGGCGTATTTTTACTGCGACTGTTCGTGCTGTACGCCGGACAGATGACGGTAGCCTGA
- a CDS encoding 4Fe-4S dicluster domain-containing protein: MENYTRRRFIAIMGSALAVSGSGLPAVAQETVTPTGPRPVKYGILHNELRCIGCKACMTACRKTNQVPEGVTRLDILQTVDIPATDSSKPIKQFFRQSCQHCDNPPCVSVCPTGASFKDALTGIVDVNDKRCVGCRYCIAACPYHVRFINPQTHTADKCNFCRETNLAAGKRPACVEICPTKALVFGDLNDPDSEISKMIKNNPIYRSKVYLGTGPNLYRIPGKYGESDHA; the protein is encoded by the coding sequence ATGGAAAATTACACCCGACGCCGTTTTATTGCCATCATGGGCAGCGCGCTGGCTGTTTCCGGCAGCGGTTTGCCGGCGGTCGCGCAGGAAACGGTAACGCCCACCGGCCCGCGTCCCGTCAAATACGGCATACTGCATAACGAGCTACGCTGTATCGGCTGCAAAGCCTGCATGACCGCCTGCCGTAAAACCAATCAGGTGCCGGAGGGCGTCACCCGGCTGGACATTCTGCAAACCGTCGATATCCCCGCCACCGACAGCAGTAAACCGATCAAACAGTTCTTCCGCCAGTCCTGCCAGCACTGCGATAACCCGCCCTGCGTATCGGTCTGCCCGACCGGCGCGTCGTTCAAGGACGCGCTGACCGGCATTGTCGATGTCAACGACAAGCGTTGCGTCGGCTGCCGCTACTGTATCGCCGCCTGCCCGTACCACGTGCGTTTCATCAATCCACAGACCCACACCGCGGATAAGTGCAACTTCTGCCGGGAAACCAATCTGGCGGCAGGCAAAAGACCGGCCTGCGTCGAGATCTGCCCGACCAAAGCGCTGGTGTTCGGCGATCTCAACGATCCGGATAGCGAGATCTCGAAAATGATCAAAAACAATCCGATCTACCGCAGCAAAGTCTATCTGGGCACCGGCCCCAACCTCTACCGCATCCCCGGTAAATACGGAGAGAGCGACCATGCATGA